The Megalops cyprinoides isolate fMegCyp1 chromosome 12, fMegCyp1.pri, whole genome shotgun sequence genome contains a region encoding:
- the spata17 gene encoding spermatogenesis-associated protein 17 has product MARIVRLQSKIGQLKEEFFRRNRIAEEFREKETFAAIRIQSWIRGCQVRAYLRHLHRNATVIQKIWRGFRARVHFRQMLKTAYFMMKMNFYNEMAVRIQRRWRGYYVRKYMHNYHARKRYLEGLKQKNEQVRKDLEEFAELQRRVREVSTLEREEQEKQLQAQRMHFLLSTHQSPGVFNSPYRDQPHEMELRMRSVRPLLARTLPRKKEPLLGGCDPTSPGASLDLHANQPLPPIPSKKPQGPFRDPAEVQRQRWRAPEPTLRTATSITALEEAREELLLWEGAGRVCHQPFYPFANAHKNRKYERMIHTFTAYDPVPYGTKNFREENPEKLKGKKPFKTVFTTTHVFDKFGRLYSNAGKIV; this is encoded by the exons ATGGCGAGGATTGTACGACTGCAGAGTAAAATCGGTCAACTTAAAGAAGAGTTTTTTAGAAGAAACAG GATTGCTGAGgaattcagagagaaagagactttTGCAGCTATTCGGATACAGAGCTGGATCAGAGGTTGCCAAGTGCGGGCTTATCTCAG ACACCTCCATAGAAATGCCACCGTTATACAGAAGATATGGCGTGGTTTCCGAGCAAGGGTTCACTTCAGACAGATGCTGAAG ACAGCATATTTTATGATGAAGATGAATTTCTACAACGAGATGGCTGTCAGG ATACAGCGAAGATGGAGGGGCTACTATGTGAGGAAGTACATGCACAATTACCATGCACGGAAGAGGTACCTGGAAGGCTTGAAACAGAAGAATGAACAGGTCAG GAAGGATCTGGAGGAGTTTGCGGAGCTgcagaggagagtgagggaggtCTCTAcactggagagggaggagcaggagaagcagcTCCAGGCCCAAAGGATGCACTTCCTCCTCAGTACCCACCAG AGCCCTGGTGTGTTCAACTCCCCGTACAGAGACCAACCTCACGAAATGGAGCTGAGAATGAGGAGCGTGAGGCCCCTGCTCGCCAGGACTCTTCCCAGAAAGAAGGAGCCGCTCCTGGGAGGCTGTGATCCTACCAGCCCAGGGGCTTCCCTGGATCTCCACGCTAACCAACCTCTGCCTCCCATTCCCTCCAAGAAGCCTCAG GGGCCGTTCCGGGACCCAGCAGAGGTGCAGCGGCAGCGATGGCGGGCCCCGGAGCCGACGCTGCGCACGGCCACATCCATCACTGCGCTGGAGGAGGCCAGAGAGGAGCTGCTCCTGTGGGAGGGGGCCGGCCGCGTCTGCCACCAGCC ATTCTACCCTTTTGCTAATGCACACAAGAACAGGAAGTACGAGAGGATGATCCACACCTTCACAGCGTATGACCCAGTGCCTTACGGAACCAAAAACTTCAGAGAGGAAAACCCGGAAAAACTCAAAGGGAAAAAG